The Sulfurospirillum halorespirans DSM 13726 genome has a window encoding:
- a CDS encoding tetratricopeptide repeat protein, translating into MKQHPKPHNDEIDALWEQALNLHKRSHDDEAQKLYEKLLTIQPHAHAYYNLGTIFQKQEKLEEAIEMYEEAIALQLNHPNVYYNLGVIFKTQNRFEDAATLYEKVIALSPDHANAYTNLGNIRKEQNRLEDAMAFYEKAIALNPNNTNAHLNKSLILLAKGDLLEGFALYEKRRPARAFLKPTWNGVDSLVGKTLLIYSEQGFGDTIQFCRYIEMVAKLGCMVIFEVAKPLLPLMRQLRGVSCFVEKGEALPPFDVHCSLLSLPFAFQTTLESIPSKENYLTADPQKVADWQKLLSGTKPKVGLVWSGSETNKGDAYRSIFLETLLASLPKGFEYICLQKEVRQSDHTALENSPIRFFGEALHDFSDTAAVCSLMDLVVSVDTSVAHLSAALGKKTLVLLPFAPDWRWLLERNDSPWYPTIQLLRQDTMDDWQSVLHQLNQIFLNFERQ; encoded by the coding sequence ATGAAACAGCACCCAAAGCCACATAACGATGAAATCGACGCTTTATGGGAACAAGCGCTAAACCTTCATAAGCGTTCACACGACGATGAAGCTCAAAAACTGTATGAGAAACTTTTAACCATTCAGCCGCATGCACACGCTTACTACAATTTAGGCACGATTTTTCAAAAACAAGAGAAGCTTGAAGAAGCCATCGAAATGTATGAAGAAGCCATCGCATTGCAGCTGAATCATCCAAATGTTTATTACAATTTAGGCGTTATTTTTAAAACACAAAATAGATTTGAAGACGCTGCTACACTCTACGAAAAAGTCATCGCACTGAGTCCAGATCATGCCAATGCCTACACCAATTTAGGCAATATTCGCAAAGAGCAAAACAGACTTGAAGACGCGATGGCATTCTATGAAAAAGCGATTGCTTTAAATCCAAACAATACCAATGCTCACCTTAACAAATCGCTCATTCTTTTGGCAAAGGGCGATCTTTTAGAGGGGTTTGCGCTGTATGAAAAACGAAGACCCGCAAGAGCGTTTTTAAAGCCTACTTGGAACGGGGTAGATTCGTTAGTGGGTAAAACTCTTTTGATCTATTCTGAGCAAGGATTTGGCGATACCATTCAGTTTTGCAGGTATATCGAAATGGTTGCAAAACTTGGCTGCATGGTCATCTTTGAAGTCGCAAAGCCGCTTTTACCGCTTATGCGTCAATTACGTGGCGTTTCTTGTTTTGTGGAAAAAGGTGAAGCTTTGCCACCGTTTGATGTCCATTGCTCACTTTTAAGCCTTCCTTTTGCGTTTCAAACCACGTTAGAGAGTATTCCTTCAAAAGAAAACTATTTGACTGCTGATCCTCAAAAAGTTGCTGATTGGCAGAAGTTATTAAGTGGGACAAAACCCAAAGTCGGGTTGGTTTGGAGCGGTAGCGAGACCAATAAGGGTGATGCGTATCGAAGTATTTTTTTAGAAACATTGCTTGCATCTCTTCCCAAAGGTTTTGAGTATATTTGCTTGCAAAAAGAGGTGCGACAGAGTGATCACACTGCTTTAGAAAATTCTCCGATCCGTTTTTTTGGGGAAGCACTGCATGATTTTAGCGATACCGCAGCGGTCTGTTCTCTTATGGATTTGGTGGTAAGTGTCGATACAAGTGTTGCACATTTATCTGCGGCTTTGGGTAAAAAAACTTTGGTGCTTCTGCCGTTTGCTCCTGATTGGAGGTGGCTGCTTGAGCGAAACGATAGCCCTTGGTATCCTACGATTCAGCTTTTAAGGCAAGATACAATGGATGATTGGCAGAGTGTGTTACACCAACTTAACCAAATATTTCTTAATTTCGAAAGGCAATAG
- a CDS encoding anaerobic ribonucleoside-triphosphate reductase activating protein → MKNALADKAIHSITKFTTLDYPDHLASIFWFAKCNMACPYCYNPQIVRETGTIDLECALQFLRSRQGRLDGVVLSGGECTLYPHLELFCEAIKALGYKIKIDTNGTNPELLERLIDQKLVDYIALDYKAPKQQYETLTHHRHFERFEQSLTLLIQSQFPFEVRTTLHRDLLTTADINAIIEDLHVKGYQGVYYLQNYLHVTETMGHTAPQIRAFDQTELLSLLPIAFRN, encoded by the coding sequence TTGAAAAATGCTCTTGCCGATAAGGCAATCCACAGCATTACCAAATTTACGACGCTGGATTATCCCGATCATCTAGCGTCTATTTTTTGGTTTGCCAAGTGCAATATGGCGTGTCCATATTGCTACAATCCTCAAATCGTACGCGAAACTGGAACGATTGACCTCGAATGTGCCCTTCAATTTTTACGCAGTCGCCAAGGCCGTCTGGATGGTGTCGTTTTAAGTGGCGGCGAATGTACCCTTTACCCACATCTTGAGCTCTTTTGCGAAGCGATTAAAGCCTTAGGCTATAAGATTAAAATTGATACCAACGGCACCAATCCAGAGCTACTAGAGCGTTTAATCGATCAAAAGCTTGTGGACTACATAGCGCTTGATTATAAAGCCCCAAAACAGCAGTATGAAACCCTAACGCATCATCGCCATTTTGAGCGCTTTGAGCAGAGTTTAACCCTGCTTATTCAAAGCCAATTCCCTTTTGAAGTGCGTACCACACTGCACCGTGATCTGCTCACAACTGCTGACATCAATGCGATCATTGAAGATTTACATGTAAAAGGTTATCAAGGTGTTTATTACCTGCAAAATTATTTACATGTAACCGAAACGATGGGTCATACTGCTCCACAAATACGTGCTTTTGATCAAACGGAGCTTTTGAGCTTACTTCCTATTGCCTTTCGAAATTAA
- the nrdD gene encoding anaerobic ribonucleoside-triphosphate reductase, translating to MSQTEILEKLKEKRTKCIVYTRVMGYHRPVESFNVGKTGEHRERIQFVEKCSCR from the coding sequence GTGAGTCAAACCGAAATTTTAGAGAAGTTAAAAGAAAAACGTACCAAATGTATCGTCTACACCCGTGTTATGGGCTACCACAGACCCGTAGAGAGTTTTAATGTTGGTAAAACAGGCGAACACAGAGAGCGCATTCAATTTGTTGAAAAATGCTCTTGCCGATAA
- a CDS encoding ribonucleoside triphosphate reductase, with protein MLTKVLKRDGTTEEFQPYKIEDAIKKAFKSEGVTYDESIFKEIQKRIEKKRVAAVEDFQDMIEQELYKSRYFDVMRSFILYRHTHKMQREHIYGLSEDTTYVNSSQTIEEYIGKSDWRIKANSNTGYSNAGLVNNTAGKVIANYWLDKIYSKEEGLAHRNGDYHIHDLDCLTAYCAGWSLRVLLDEGFNGVRGRVESRPPMHFREALGQMANFLGILQSEWAGAQAFSSFDTYLAPYAFKDKISFKEIKKAIRSFIYNLNVPARWGQSPFTNITIDWTVPTDLADQIPTSNQRHLFKEINDAELIEEAKKRGVNSLEAMTYKHFQKEMNQINKAYYEVMTEGDKTGQPFTFPIPTVNITEDFDWDGENTELLFENTAKIGSSYFQNFIGSQYVRDVDGKLIENPKAYKPGHVRSMCCRLQLDLRELLKRGGGLFGSAEMTGSIGVVTLNMARLGYLYKGNKAELMERFEYLMDLAKSTLEKKRVFVQEMYNRGLYPYTARYLPGFNSHFSTIGVNGINEMIRNFTDDKHTIADEYGMEFAHEILEFVRNKMVAYQEESGNLYNLEATPAEGTTYRFAKEDKKRYPEIIQAGSGKNVYYTNSSQLPANFTDDPFEALDLQDDLQCSYTGGTVLHLYMKERISSSEACKKLVKNVITNYRMPYLTITPVFSVCEKHGYISGEHEFCPKCDEELVEQFKKGEVS; from the coding sequence ATGCTCACCAAAGTTCTCAAACGCGACGGTACAACCGAAGAATTTCAACCCTACAAGATCGAAGACGCCATCAAAAAGGCCTTTAAAAGTGAAGGTGTCACTTACGATGAAAGCATTTTCAAAGAGATTCAAAAGCGGATCGAGAAGAAACGGGTAGCAGCGGTCGAAGACTTCCAAGATATGATCGAACAAGAGCTTTACAAATCACGCTATTTTGATGTGATGCGCTCTTTCATTCTCTACCGCCATACCCACAAAATGCAACGCGAGCATATTTACGGGCTGAGTGAAGATACAACCTATGTCAATTCCAGTCAAACGATTGAAGAGTACATTGGCAAAAGCGACTGGAGAATTAAAGCAAACTCCAACACCGGCTACTCCAATGCGGGACTTGTGAACAATACCGCAGGCAAAGTCATCGCTAACTACTGGCTCGATAAAATTTACTCCAAAGAAGAGGGTTTAGCCCACCGTAATGGCGACTACCACATCCATGATCTGGATTGTTTAACCGCGTATTGTGCAGGTTGGAGCCTTCGCGTACTTTTGGATGAAGGCTTTAACGGCGTGAGAGGTCGCGTGGAGAGTCGCCCTCCGATGCACTTTCGTGAAGCACTCGGGCAGATGGCAAACTTTTTAGGCATTTTACAAAGCGAATGGGCAGGGGCACAAGCATTTAGCTCATTTGATACCTACTTAGCGCCGTACGCGTTTAAAGATAAAATCTCATTCAAAGAGATTAAAAAAGCGATTCGTAGCTTTATTTACAATCTCAATGTTCCTGCACGTTGGGGACAAAGTCCGTTTACCAACATTACGATTGACTGGACCGTGCCAACCGATTTGGCAGATCAAATCCCAACGTCAAACCAACGCCATCTTTTCAAAGAGATTAACGATGCAGAGCTGATTGAAGAGGCAAAAAAACGCGGTGTGAACTCACTGGAGGCGATGACCTATAAACATTTCCAAAAAGAGATGAATCAGATCAATAAAGCCTACTATGAAGTGATGACCGAGGGTGATAAAACAGGTCAACCCTTTACCTTTCCGATTCCGACCGTGAATATTACCGAAGATTTTGATTGGGATGGTGAGAACACCGAACTCCTTTTTGAAAATACTGCCAAAATAGGCTCTTCGTACTTTCAAAACTTCATCGGAAGCCAATACGTTAGAGATGTGGATGGAAAACTCATCGAAAACCCCAAAGCCTATAAACCTGGTCACGTACGTTCCATGTGTTGTCGTTTGCAACTCGATCTTAGAGAGCTTTTAAAGCGCGGTGGTGGACTTTTCGGAAGTGCGGAGATGACAGGAAGCATCGGTGTCGTAACCCTTAATATGGCACGTCTTGGCTATCTTTACAAAGGCAATAAAGCGGAGTTGATGGAGCGCTTTGAATACCTGATGGATTTGGCAAAATCGACACTCGAGAAAAAACGTGTGTTCGTTCAAGAGATGTACAACCGTGGACTTTACCCTTATACGGCACGTTATTTACCAGGATTTAACAGTCACTTTTCGACCATTGGCGTAAACGGAATCAATGAAATGATCCGTAACTTTACAGATGACAAACACACAATTGCCGATGAGTATGGAATGGAATTTGCTCACGAAATCTTAGAATTTGTGCGCAACAAAATGGTCGCGTATCAAGAAGAGAGTGGAAATCTCTACAACCTTGAAGCAACTCCCGCAGAGGGAACGACATACCGTTTTGCCAAAGAAGATAAAAAACGCTACCCTGAGATCATCCAAGCAGGATCGGGAAAAAATGTCTATTACACCAACTCCTCTCAACTTCCTGCGAATTTTACCGATGATCCTTTTGAAGCATTGGATCTCCAAGATGACCTTCAATGCTCCTATACAGGCGGAACCGTTCTGCATCTTTATATGAAAGAGCGCATTAGTTCAAGTGAAGCGTGCAAAAAGTTGGTTAAAAATGTCATTACGAACTACCGTATGCCATACCTTACGATCACACCCGTCTTTTCGGTGTGTGAGAAGCATGGCTACATCAGTGGTGAGCATGAATTTTGCCCGAAATGCGATGAAGAATTAGTCGAACAATTCAAAAAAGGAGAAGTATCGTGA
- a CDS encoding aspartate/glutamate racemase family protein, with translation MKTIGLIGGMSWESTQSYYSLLNEGVKAQCGGLHSAKIILYSVDFAPIARFQSEGKWEEAAVLIQEAALSLERAGVDFILLCTNTMHKILPLITPHIKTPFLHIAEATANALNAQGARKAILLGTKFTMQETFYTEVLNAHQIEVIIPDAASIEKINRIIFDELCVGKIETASKAIFLNIIDALKRHDQTIDAVILGCTEIGLLLDQRSCHLPLFDTTVLHVNAALKRALDTV, from the coding sequence ATGAAAACAATAGGATTGATCGGTGGCATGAGTTGGGAGTCCACGCAGAGTTATTACTCACTTTTAAACGAGGGAGTCAAAGCACAATGCGGTGGGCTTCATAGCGCTAAGATCATCCTTTATTCCGTTGATTTTGCACCGATTGCACGCTTTCAAAGCGAAGGCAAATGGGAAGAGGCAGCTGTGCTCATTCAAGAAGCAGCACTTTCATTAGAGCGCGCAGGGGTTGATTTTATACTCCTGTGCACCAATACGATGCACAAAATTCTTCCGCTCATCACGCCACATATTAAAACACCTTTTTTGCACATTGCCGAAGCGACGGCAAACGCTCTCAATGCGCAAGGTGCGCGTAAAGCTATTTTGCTTGGAACCAAGTTTACGATGCAAGAGACGTTTTACACAGAGGTTTTAAATGCCCATCAGATTGAGGTGATTATTCCTGATGCTGCGTCTATCGAAAAAATCAATCGCATTATCTTTGATGAGCTGTGTGTTGGTAAAATTGAAACAGCCTCCAAAGCGATTTTTCTAAACATCATCGATGCGCTTAAACGTCATGATCAAACGATTGATGCGGTTATTTTGGGCTGCACTGAAATTGGTCTTTTACTGGATCAAAGAAGCTGCCATTTACCGCTGTTTGACACAACCGTTTTACATGTAAACGCAGCGCTCAAGCGCGCGCTTGACACAGTATAA
- a CDS encoding ribonucleoside-diphosphate reductase subunit alpha has product MLTVQKRNGRIEPLDISKIQKYTSSAIKGLDNVSQSELEVDAKIQFRDQITTEEIQKTLIKTAVDKIDIDRPNWTFVAARLFLYDLYHKVNGFTGYGSFAEYLDRGEKEGRIALGMKAKYDLNDLEAHLKPERDLQFTYLGIKTLHDRYLIKNRQGRPIELPQHMFMAIAMFLAQNELNSQDWAKKFYDVISKFEVMLATPTLSNARTTRHQLSSCYIGSTPDNIEGIFDSYKEMSLLSKFGGGIGWDWNLVRSMGGMIDGHKNAAGGVIPFLKITNDIAIAVDQLGTRKGAIAVYLEPWHMDISDFLDLKKNSGEERRRAHDLFPALWINDLFMKRVEANAMWTLFDPAEAGDLAEVYGEEFERRYIAYEQNDAISKEYVPAKELWKKILTSYFESGSPFLCFKDNANRANPNDHTGIIRSSNLCTEIFQNTAPNHYKIKIVYNDQSIDTYEESDLVKVDSGVTKEAKKVTALDSINGKDIFIVEKEMVEGKTAVCNLASVNLSLIHTKEDIERTVPIAIRMLDNVIDLNFYPHAKVKHTNLKSRAIGLGVMGEAQMLAEQHIAWGSYEHFSKIDEVMEAVSYNAILASSNLAIEKGMYPEFDGSKWSRGIFPIDTANEEAKKLVDRGGLFGYMYDWDSLREKVKKNGMRNGYLMAVAPTSSISILVGTTQTIEPVYKRKWFEENLSGMIPVVVPNLSPDTWNFYTPAYELDQRVLIKAGAIRQKWIDQGQSLNIFITLDKASGKYLNDIYMLGWKLGIKSTYYLRSQSPENKLEVADRSIECEGCQ; this is encoded by the coding sequence ATGTTAACCGTCCAAAAGCGTAATGGTCGCATTGAGCCACTAGACATCTCAAAAATTCAAAAATATACCAGCTCTGCCATCAAAGGTTTGGACAATGTCTCTCAGAGTGAACTTGAGGTTGATGCAAAGATTCAGTTTCGCGATCAAATCACCACGGAAGAGATTCAAAAAACATTGATTAAAACGGCGGTGGATAAGATCGATATTGATCGTCCCAACTGGACTTTTGTTGCAGCACGTCTGTTTCTGTATGATCTTTACCATAAAGTTAATGGCTTTACGGGGTATGGAAGTTTTGCTGAGTATCTCGATCGTGGTGAAAAAGAGGGACGTATCGCGCTTGGTATGAAAGCCAAATACGATCTTAATGATCTTGAAGCGCATCTCAAACCTGAGAGGGATCTTCAATTTACCTATCTTGGCATTAAAACCCTTCACGATCGTTATTTGATCAAAAATCGACAAGGAAGACCGATTGAATTGCCACAACATATGTTTATGGCGATTGCAATGTTTTTAGCGCAAAATGAGCTGAACTCACAAGATTGGGCGAAAAAGTTTTACGATGTGATTAGTAAATTTGAAGTGATGCTCGCAACCCCAACACTTTCCAACGCGAGAACCACACGTCATCAACTCAGCTCATGCTACATCGGAAGTACACCTGATAATATCGAAGGTATTTTTGACTCTTACAAAGAGATGTCACTGCTGAGTAAATTTGGTGGTGGCATTGGTTGGGATTGGAACTTAGTTCGTTCGATGGGTGGAATGATTGATGGACATAAAAACGCCGCAGGTGGCGTTATTCCCTTTCTTAAAATCACCAATGACATCGCCATTGCCGTTGATCAACTCGGAACGCGTAAAGGTGCCATTGCGGTTTATTTAGAGCCATGGCACATGGACATCTCAGATTTCTTAGACCTTAAGAAAAATTCGGGTGAAGAGAGACGTCGTGCACACGATCTTTTCCCAGCACTCTGGATCAATGATCTGTTTATGAAACGTGTTGAAGCCAATGCGATGTGGACACTGTTTGATCCTGCTGAAGCGGGCGATCTTGCTGAAGTGTACGGCGAAGAGTTTGAGCGTCGTTACATAGCGTATGAGCAAAACGATGCTATTTCTAAAGAGTATGTACCTGCAAAAGAGTTGTGGAAAAAAATCTTAACCAGCTATTTTGAAAGCGGAAGCCCATTCCTTTGTTTTAAAGACAATGCCAATCGTGCTAATCCTAATGATCATACGGGTATCATTCGAAGCTCCAATCTTTGCACCGAGATCTTTCAAAATACGGCACCGAATCATTATAAAATCAAGATTGTTTACAACGACCAGAGCATTGATACCTATGAAGAGAGCGACTTGGTCAAAGTCGATAGTGGCGTAACCAAAGAGGCCAAAAAAGTAACGGCGCTGGATAGCATCAATGGCAAAGATATTTTCATTGTTGAGAAAGAGATGGTTGAGGGAAAAACTGCCGTGTGTAACCTTGCCAGTGTCAATCTCTCACTGATTCATACCAAAGAAGATATTGAAAGAACCGTTCCAATTGCAATTCGCATGCTCGATAACGTGATTGATCTGAACTTCTATCCGCATGCCAAAGTCAAACACACCAACCTTAAATCACGCGCTATTGGCTTAGGGGTGATGGGCGAAGCCCAAATGCTGGCAGAACAACACATCGCATGGGGGAGCTACGAGCACTTTAGCAAAATCGACGAAGTGATGGAAGCCGTGAGTTACAACGCTATTCTTGCCTCTTCCAACCTTGCGATTGAAAAAGGGATGTACCCCGAATTTGATGGCTCAAAATGGAGCCGAGGCATTTTCCCAATCGACACTGCCAATGAAGAGGCGAAAAAATTGGTCGATCGTGGTGGACTGTTTGGTTACATGTACGACTGGGACAGTTTGAGAGAAAAAGTGAAAAAGAATGGTATGCGCAATGGCTATTTGATGGCAGTGGCACCAACAAGTTCCATCTCTATTCTCGTGGGTACAACGCAAACGATAGAGCCTGTGTATAAACGCAAATGGTTTGAAGAGAATCTCTCAGGCATGATCCCAGTGGTCGTTCCAAACCTGAGTCCTGATACCTGGAATTTTTACACGCCCGCTTACGAACTGGATCAAAGAGTGCTTATCAAAGCAGGTGCAATTCGTCAAAAATGGATCGATCAAGGGCAAAGCCTTAACATTTTCATCACCCTTGATAAAGCTAGCGGAAAGTACCTCAATGACATCTATATGCTCGGATGGAAACTCGGCATTAAATCGACCTATTACCTACGCTCTCAATCGCCTGAAAACAAGCTTGAAGTGGCCGATCGTAGCATTGAGTGCGAGGGTTGTCAATAA
- the purB gene encoding adenylosuccinate lyase codes for MVERYAREEMKKHWTIEAKYDAWLRVEKAATKAWNKLGLIPDVDCEKIVKNAKFNIDRIDEIEKVTRHDVIAFLTSVADSLGEESRWVHYGMTSSDCIDTAVALQMRDSLHVIIEDVKTLMESLKTRAMEHKMTLMVGRSHGIHGEPITFGLVLAIWYEEIKRSLKNLENVMEVISVGQISGAMGNMAHSPIELEEYVCEDLGLTPAPVSNQVIQRDRYAALINALALLASSCEKIAVAIRHYQRTEVYECEEFFEKGQKGSSAMPHKRNPVLSENITGLCRMIRSYAIPAMENVALWHERDISHSSVERFILPDGFITTDFMLNRLNSVISKLVVYPDNMMRNLNLTGGLVFSQRILLELPLKNVSREDAYKIVQRNAMKVWEDLQHGKPALNSEGESLYLQNLLGDEDLRAKLSETEIRECFDYSYYTKNVDKIFQRVFK; via the coding sequence ATGGTAGAGCGCTACGCACGAGAAGAGATGAAAAAGCATTGGACAATTGAGGCAAAATACGACGCATGGCTTAGGGTCGAAAAAGCCGCAACCAAAGCATGGAATAAATTAGGGCTCATTCCAGATGTCGATTGTGAAAAAATCGTTAAGAATGCCAAATTTAATATTGACCGTATTGATGAGATTGAAAAAGTAACCCGTCACGATGTTATCGCTTTTTTAACCAGTGTTGCAGACAGCCTTGGTGAAGAGAGTAGGTGGGTGCATTATGGCATGACCAGTTCGGATTGTATCGATACGGCTGTTGCACTTCAGATGCGCGACTCTTTACATGTAATTATAGAAGACGTCAAAACATTGATGGAATCATTAAAAACCAGAGCGATGGAACACAAGATGACCTTAATGGTCGGACGAAGCCATGGCATTCATGGTGAGCCTATTACTTTTGGTTTGGTGCTTGCTATTTGGTATGAAGAGATCAAACGCAGCCTCAAAAATCTTGAAAATGTGATGGAAGTCATTTCTGTAGGACAAATCAGTGGAGCAATGGGAAATATGGCACATTCCCCCATTGAACTTGAAGAGTATGTGTGTGAAGACCTTGGGCTAACACCAGCTCCTGTTTCAAACCAAGTCATTCAACGCGATCGTTATGCTGCACTGATAAATGCACTTGCTCTTTTAGCTTCAAGTTGTGAGAAAATTGCGGTTGCTATTCGCCACTATCAACGCACCGAAGTGTATGAATGTGAAGAGTTCTTTGAAAAAGGACAAAAAGGAAGCTCTGCAATGCCTCACAAACGCAATCCAGTCCTCAGTGAGAACATTACAGGACTTTGCCGCATGATTCGATCCTACGCGATTCCAGCTATGGAAAACGTCGCATTATGGCATGAGCGCGACATCAGTCACAGCTCGGTTGAACGTTTTATTTTACCAGATGGATTTATCACGACCGATTTCATGCTCAATCGCCTTAATAGTGTTATCTCAAAACTGGTGGTTTATCCAGACAATATGATGCGCAATCTTAACCTCACAGGCGGTCTTGTTTTCTCTCAACGCATTTTGCTCGAACTTCCCCTTAAAAATGTATCGCGTGAAGATGCGTACAAAATCGTTCAACGCAATGCGATGAAAGTCTGGGAAGATCTTCAGCATGGAAAACCAGCTCTTAACAGCGAAGGAGAAAGTTTGTACCTTCAAAACTTGCTAGGCGATGAAGATTTAAGAGCGAAACTGAGTGAAACAGAAATCAGAGAGTGTTTTGACTATAGCTACTATACAAAGAATGTCGATAAAATCTTTCAAAGGGTGTTCAAATAA
- a CDS encoding RluA family pseudouridine synthase: MAYTLKKFVLEKPTLAFRFLMDTFEIRMGEAQKMIDKRRVFVEGEQLLKKSTVIVGNISVVVFEGESRGLVPVFETEDFAVFEKPSGVMMHPRKRSDGYTLNDEIKSLYGNDANAAHRIDKSTSGLVLVGKHKQAEIELKRLFATRQVQKSYLALVHGKMDDVLMIDEKLKRDVETSQIRLKVHVDERGKFSQTKITPLHYFEDKNATLVEAIPYTGRQHQIRVHLFHVKHHIVGDPIYGVEEEDAERFLDGTMSLEEQINLTHSSRLLLHAQTLAFEYKGISYKIASQFDAKIEFYTLMKG; encoded by the coding sequence TTGGCGTATACTTTGAAAAAGTTTGTTCTTGAAAAACCAACACTTGCCTTTCGTTTCTTGATGGATACCTTTGAGATTCGTATGGGTGAAGCACAAAAAATGATTGACAAGCGACGTGTTTTTGTTGAAGGTGAACAGCTTCTGAAAAAATCAACAGTGATCGTAGGAAATATTAGTGTGGTCGTTTTTGAAGGTGAATCCAGAGGATTGGTTCCTGTTTTTGAGACAGAAGATTTTGCTGTATTTGAAAAGCCCAGTGGTGTGATGATGCACCCACGAAAGCGCAGTGATGGTTATACGCTGAACGATGAAATAAAATCATTGTACGGAAATGATGCTAATGCGGCACACCGGATTGATAAAAGTACGAGTGGGTTGGTTTTGGTTGGCAAACATAAACAAGCCGAAATTGAGCTCAAACGTCTTTTTGCAACGAGACAGGTTCAAAAAAGTTATTTGGCGTTGGTTCATGGGAAAATGGATGATGTGCTGATGATCGATGAAAAACTCAAACGCGATGTTGAGACCAGTCAAATTCGCCTCAAAGTCCATGTGGATGAGAGGGGCAAATTCTCTCAAACAAAAATAACCCCACTCCACTATTTTGAAGACAAAAATGCCACATTGGTTGAGGCGATTCCGTATACAGGTCGTCAACATCAAATCAGGGTGCATTTGTTCCACGTGAAACATCATATCGTTGGTGATCCCATTTATGGTGTTGAAGAAGAAGATGCTGAACGTTTTTTAGATGGTACAATGAGCCTAGAAGAACAAATCAACCTAACCCACAGTTCACGTCTTCTTTTGCATGCACAAACCTTAGCATTTGAATATAAAGGGATTTCTTATAAGATAGCATCACAGTTTGATGCTAAAATTGAATTTTACACATTGATGAAAGGTTAG